The following are encoded together in the Thermomicrobiales bacterium genome:
- a CDS encoding DUF151 domain-containing protein, translating to MSDVRLTIHGLAWCAQHGHPLLGLCARSERVIWISITPDDAQALSPTACDCASGRSRIYKLLEDSLAASGSTVRETSLMLGLHGELEASIVLDGPVGDLRIPAHPADAIVLACRSRRAITISESDLETVCPELSDTGRATVEDACESTPDPFRAFIESLDLGAIDGTSPL from the coding sequence ATGTCGGACGTTCGCCTGACAATTCATGGACTCGCCTGGTGTGCACAACATGGGCATCCGCTCCTCGGCCTGTGTGCCCGCTCTGAACGCGTCATCTGGATCTCGATTACGCCAGATGATGCGCAGGCACTTTCGCCAACGGCATGTGACTGCGCGAGCGGGCGATCGCGCATCTACAAGCTGCTGGAGGATTCGCTGGCGGCGTCCGGCTCTACCGTTCGTGAGACCAGCCTGATGCTTGGCCTGCATGGCGAATTAGAAGCGTCGATTGTGCTTGATGGTCCCGTCGGCGATTTGCGCATACCGGCCCACCCGGCCGACGCAATTGTGCTTGCCTGTCGTTCAAGGCGGGCCATCACGATCAGCGAGTCGGACCTGGAAACAGTCTGCCCCGAACTGTCAGATACTGGGCGAGCCACGGTCGAAGACGCATGCGAGTCGACACCTGATCCATTCCGGGCATTCATTGAATCCCTGGATCTCGGAGCGATTGACGGCACAAGCCCACTCTGA
- a CDS encoding ABC transporter ATP-binding protein/permease encodes MSTTTLPVVKRFFGYYRPHRKLFIIDFSCAVLSGVLELAFPMAVGTFVDSLLPGEDWGLIVLFAIGLMAIYLVNAVLMVVVGYWGHMLGINIETEMRRKSFDHLQKLSFRFFDNQKTGHLVARITKDLEEIGEVAHHGPEDLFIAVMTFIGALGLMLYVNPALAIIAALIVPMTGWITVRYGTKMTSNWKSLFGRVGEFNARIEDNVGGIRVVQAFANEDHERDLFAKANQRYRSTKLEAYRIMTASMSLSYVSMRLAQVVVMVAGAYFVLHNRLTEGQFVSFLLLVGVFFRPMEKINTVLEIYPKGLAGFRRYTELIDTEPDIQDAPDAITVDRLRGDIRYENVTFGYGPEKKVLSNINLTIRAGETIAFVGPSGAGKTTIASLLPRFYEVDAGRVTIDGYDIRSLTLASLRKQIGVVQQDVFLFTGTIRDNIIYGRLDATEDEVWDAVRRARMESVVESMPEGLDTVIGERGVKLSGGQKQRLAIARMFAKNPPILILDEATSALDSETERAIQASLTELAVGRTTLVIAHRLATIQNADRIVVVDESGIVEEGRHQDLVAAKGVYQRLHAAQFQTLVIS; translated from the coding sequence GTGAGCACAACGACACTCCCTGTTGTTAAGCGGTTCTTCGGCTATTACCGACCTCACCGCAAGCTATTCATCATCGACTTCAGTTGCGCAGTCCTTTCCGGAGTCCTGGAGCTCGCCTTCCCGATGGCGGTCGGCACATTTGTCGACAGTCTTCTTCCGGGCGAAGACTGGGGTCTCATCGTCCTGTTTGCCATAGGACTGATGGCAATCTACCTGGTCAACGCGGTCCTGATGGTCGTTGTCGGCTACTGGGGCCACATGCTCGGCATCAACATCGAGACCGAGATGCGCCGCAAGAGCTTCGACCATCTTCAGAAGCTCTCATTCCGGTTCTTCGATAACCAGAAGACGGGACATCTCGTCGCGCGCATCACCAAGGATCTTGAGGAAATCGGCGAGGTCGCCCACCACGGCCCTGAGGATCTGTTCATCGCCGTGATGACCTTCATCGGCGCGCTCGGCCTGATGCTCTATGTCAACCCGGCGCTCGCAATCATCGCCGCCTTGATCGTTCCGATGACCGGCTGGATCACCGTCCGCTACGGCACCAAAATGACCTCCAACTGGAAGTCGCTCTTCGGCCGGGTCGGCGAGTTCAACGCCCGCATTGAGGACAACGTTGGTGGCATCCGCGTCGTTCAGGCGTTCGCGAACGAAGACCACGAGCGTGATCTGTTCGCCAAGGCGAACCAGCGCTACCGCTCCACCAAGCTCGAGGCCTATCGAATCATGACCGCCAGCATGTCGCTGAGCTACGTCTCGATGCGGTTGGCACAGGTCGTCGTCATGGTCGCGGGTGCCTACTTCGTGCTGCACAATCGGCTGACAGAGGGCCAGTTCGTCAGCTTCCTGCTGCTGGTTGGCGTGTTCTTCCGGCCGATGGAGAAGATCAACACTGTCCTGGAGATTTACCCGAAGGGCCTGGCCGGCTTCCGTCGCTACACTGAGTTGATCGACACTGAGCCAGACATTCAGGATGCGCCGGACGCAATCACCGTCGACCGACTGCGCGGCGACATCCGCTATGAGAACGTCACATTCGGCTACGGGCCTGAGAAGAAGGTCCTCAGTAACATCAACCTGACGATTCGAGCCGGAGAGACGATCGCGTTCGTCGGACCCTCGGGTGCCGGGAAGACGACGATCGCGTCGCTCTTGCCACGGTTCTACGAGGTTGATGCCGGTCGCGTCACGATCGATGGCTACGACATCCGGTCGCTGACCCTTGCGTCGCTCCGTAAGCAGATCGGCGTCGTTCAGCAGGACGTGTTCCTGTTCACCGGCACGATTCGCGACAACATCATCTACGGTCGGCTCGATGCAACCGAGGACGAAGTCTGGGATGCAGTGCGCCGGGCCAGGATGGAGTCCGTCGTCGAGAGCATGCCCGAAGGGCTCGATACCGTGATCGGCGAGCGCGGCGTCAAGCTATCTGGCGGGCAGAAGCAGCGCCTCGCCATCGCGCGCATGTTCGCCAAGAACCCGCCAATCCTGATTCTCGATGAGGCGACCTCGGCGCTCGACTCCGAAACCGAACGCGCGATTCAAGCATCGTTGACCGAGCTTGCCGTCGGGCGGACGACACTCGTGATCGCGCACCGGCTTGCGACGATCCAGAACGCCGATCGCATCGTCGTCGTCGACGAATCGGGCATCGTTGAAGAGGGCCGCCATCAGGACCTGGTAGCGGCCAAGGGCGTATATCAGCGCCTGCACGCTGCACAATTCCAAACGCTCGTCATTTCCTGA